In one Pseudomonas sp. Bout1 genomic region, the following are encoded:
- the tssJ gene encoding type VI secretion system lipoprotein TssJ, whose protein sequence is MSRVTVALLCAVLGLLGGCSLSPFSKLTKLDLTLTASERVNPDLHGRPSPIVVHLMELRHPVAFEHADFFSLYSHGAQALPKDLVNLEELELRPGDQTKLKLSLEPGSRYVGVLAAYRDLPHSQWRYVLPVTAQQLTHTELVLDQAGIRLAAPHSARAGD, encoded by the coding sequence ATGTCCCGAGTCACTGTTGCATTGTTGTGCGCTGTACTGGGTTTGCTGGGTGGCTGCTCATTGTCACCGTTTTCGAAGCTGACCAAGCTGGACCTGACACTGACGGCCAGCGAGCGGGTCAACCCCGACCTCCATGGTCGGCCATCGCCAATCGTGGTGCACCTGATGGAGCTTCGGCACCCCGTAGCATTTGAGCATGCAGACTTTTTCAGCCTATACAGCCATGGGGCGCAAGCCCTGCCCAAAGACCTGGTAAACCTCGAGGAGTTGGAGCTGCGTCCCGGCGATCAGACCAAGCTCAAACTGAGCCTTGAACCGGGCAGTCGCTACGTCGGCGTGCTGGCGGCCTACCGGGATTTGCCGCACTCGCAATGGCGCTACGTGTTGCCAGTGACTGCGCAGCAATTGACGCATACCGAACTGGTCCTTGATCAGGCCGGTATTCGGTTGGCAGCTCCACACTCAGCCAGGGCGGGCGACTGA
- a CDS encoding sigma-54 interaction domain-containing protein — translation MADNLFAQLPNPLDYAAALLGWFARLGIESDETTLAGDFSAAAAQLSGCELSQLYLLDQATGRLELAAQHLPGVLLPDDVASPGADFKNEQLLQYVLEQNRVLNFTGPGSSVYDTGFLPAVASHWQSLLCLPLLGQHKQVSGALLCASQRVTELAGHVASLGHLGGFVVNQLAMLRRTRRAPGALKAVRGTPGTSAYGLIGNSKAMDETCRLIGKVVHSPYTVLLRGETGTGKEVVARAIHAAGPRSKKAFVVQNCAAFPEGLLESELFGYRKGAFTGAERDYAGLFDTAHGGTLLLDEIGDMPLSLQAKLLRVLQEGEIRPLGANTAHKVDVRILAATHRDLTSMVAEGSFREDLYYRLAQFPIELPALRQRDGDVLQLARHFADKACAMLGRAPLGWSSAALDQMSSHSFPGNVRELKCMVERAVLLCDDEVILPAHLSLSSGLAAPVVDATLRQRMERVERVVLIDCLRKNRGNRTRTARELGLARRTLLYRLARLEIPSGDVKGEC, via the coding sequence ATGGCGGACAATCTGTTTGCCCAACTGCCCAACCCGCTGGACTACGCCGCTGCTTTGCTGGGATGGTTTGCCCGACTGGGTATTGAAAGCGACGAAACCACATTGGCCGGGGATTTTTCGGCCGCTGCCGCGCAGTTGAGCGGGTGCGAGCTTAGCCAGTTGTACCTGCTCGACCAGGCTACCGGCCGCCTGGAGCTGGCTGCCCAGCATTTGCCGGGCGTGTTGCTGCCGGATGACGTTGCGAGTCCGGGAGCGGATTTCAAGAACGAGCAACTGTTGCAATACGTTCTGGAACAGAACCGTGTACTCAACTTCACCGGGCCAGGCAGCAGTGTGTATGACACGGGTTTTCTGCCGGCGGTCGCGTCACACTGGCAGTCACTGCTGTGCCTGCCATTGCTGGGTCAGCACAAACAGGTTTCAGGCGCCTTGTTGTGTGCCAGCCAGCGAGTAACGGAACTGGCTGGCCACGTCGCCTCCTTGGGGCATTTGGGCGGTTTTGTGGTGAACCAGCTGGCAATGTTGCGTCGAACGCGCCGGGCTCCCGGTGCTTTGAAGGCAGTTCGCGGCACTCCCGGTACCAGCGCCTATGGCTTGATAGGAAACAGCAAGGCCATGGACGAAACGTGCCGCCTGATTGGCAAGGTCGTGCACAGTCCCTACACCGTATTGTTGCGGGGAGAGACCGGTACCGGAAAAGAGGTGGTGGCCCGGGCCATTCATGCTGCGGGGCCACGTAGCAAAAAGGCATTCGTGGTGCAGAACTGTGCCGCGTTTCCCGAGGGTTTGCTCGAGAGCGAATTGTTCGGCTACCGCAAGGGCGCGTTCACAGGGGCCGAAAGAGATTACGCGGGGCTGTTTGATACGGCTCACGGCGGCACGCTGCTGCTTGACGAAATCGGTGATATGCCGCTGTCACTGCAGGCCAAGTTATTGCGGGTGCTCCAGGAAGGCGAGATCCGGCCGTTGGGTGCCAATACCGCCCACAAGGTTGACGTACGGATCCTTGCGGCGACCCACCGTGACCTCACGAGCATGGTGGCCGAAGGCAGTTTTCGCGAGGATCTTTATTACCGGTTGGCGCAGTTTCCTATCGAGTTGCCGGCGCTGCGTCAACGCGATGGTGACGTGCTGCAACTGGCCCGGCACTTCGCCGATAAAGCCTGCGCAATGCTGGGGCGGGCACCGTTGGGTTGGTCAAGCGCGGCCCTGGATCAAATGTCCAGCCACAGCTTCCCCGGCAATGTTCGCGAGCTCAAATGCATGGTGGAACGGGCGGTGCTGCTGTGTGATGACGAAGTCATCCTGCCTGCGCACCTCTCGCTTTCGTCAGGCCTGGCCGCCCCGGTTGTTGACGCGACGCTGCGCCAGCGCATGGAGCGGGTCGAGCGGGTCGTGCTGATCGACTGCCTACGCAAGAACCGTGGCAATCGCACCCGTACCGCCCGTGAACTGGGCCTTGCCCGGCGCACGCTGCTGTACCGCCTGGCCCGTCTGGAGATTCCCTCTGGCGACGTCAAGGGAGAGTGCTGA
- the tagH gene encoding type VI secretion system-associated FHA domain protein TagH has translation MPCGASRVCAEPAQDLQRHGRRHRPGAACDWILADGSRQLSSRHAVVSYRDGRYFLADISSNGTRVASSGERLREGQGHPIEDGTVFQLGPVSIRARLLNPATGPAPDGLHTLIPDDAFLELDPVRALASELQTRDESQELAALATTSHAALQWTDHAAVDRDHLTVPELVEPVREVAQPLQSLPQSPGCEPFWSGFAQALGIDLGTLDEPAREALAIKAAGLLRQMTEGLQQCLSTRNELKQELKLPLTLTALQGSNALKDSADASTALGLLLGTDQLGQVFAERVVAGAHRDIQAHQVALLAACRAAVRGTLTAFAPGHLLLCFERQAKPPLIPRCGARWRAYQRHYQALIEDEQLSERLLGSDFTKAYEEQIRLVSTLHRYPG, from the coding sequence GTGCCCTGCGGGGCATCCAGAGTCTGTGCCGAACCAGCGCAAGACCTTCAACGGCATGGGCGGCGTCATAGGCCGGGGGCCGCTTGTGACTGGATCCTTGCTGACGGCAGCCGCCAGCTTTCCAGTCGCCACGCAGTGGTCAGTTACCGTGACGGCCGGTACTTCCTGGCCGACATCAGCAGTAATGGAACCCGCGTCGCCAGCAGCGGCGAGCGTCTGCGTGAAGGGCAGGGGCACCCGATAGAGGACGGCACGGTATTTCAACTGGGGCCGGTGAGTATTCGCGCACGGCTGCTCAACCCGGCCACGGGGCCGGCCCCGGACGGCTTGCACACGCTGATTCCCGATGATGCCTTCCTCGAACTGGATCCGGTGCGGGCACTGGCCAGCGAACTGCAGACCCGGGACGAGTCGCAGGAGTTGGCCGCGCTGGCCACGACCAGCCACGCGGCATTGCAGTGGACCGACCACGCAGCGGTGGACAGGGATCATCTGACGGTTCCCGAACTGGTGGAGCCTGTGCGTGAGGTTGCCCAACCCCTGCAATCGTTGCCTCAAAGCCCAGGCTGCGAGCCATTTTGGTCGGGGTTTGCGCAGGCACTCGGTATCGACCTGGGCACCCTTGATGAGCCGGCAAGAGAGGCTCTGGCGATCAAGGCTGCGGGATTGCTCAGGCAAATGACTGAAGGGTTGCAACAGTGTCTGAGCACCCGCAACGAGCTTAAACAAGAGTTGAAACTGCCACTTACCCTTACGGCACTCCAGGGTTCCAATGCCCTTAAAGACAGCGCCGACGCCAGCACGGCCCTGGGTTTGCTGTTGGGCACCGACCAGTTGGGGCAAGTGTTCGCCGAGAGGGTTGTCGCAGGGGCCCACCGGGACATACAGGCGCACCAGGTCGCGCTGCTGGCGGCCTGTCGTGCGGCAGTACGCGGGACGCTGACGGCCTTTGCCCCCGGTCATTTGCTCCTGTGCTTCGAGCGCCAGGCAAAGCCCCCGCTGATTCCTCGGTGTGGCGCCCGCTGGCGGGCGTATCAGCGCCATTATCAAGCGCTGATCGAAGACGAGCAGTTGAGTGAACGCCTGTTAGGCAGCGACTTCACCAAGGCCTACGAGGAGCAGATTCGTCTGGTCTCAACCCTTCACCGTTATCCAGGATGA
- a CDS encoding type VI secretion protein TagU translates to MPVSQWQALALVLFLLGGCNTNHVFDDGEYRPLGDLKSTGRGQ, encoded by the coding sequence ATGCCTGTTAGTCAGTGGCAAGCCTTGGCGCTTGTGTTGTTTTTACTGGGTGGCTGTAACACCAACCATGTCTTCGACGACGGTGAGTACCGCCCGCTGGGTGATCTGAAGTCCACCGGCCGTGGCCAGTGA
- the tssH gene encoding type VI secretion system ATPase TssH, producing the protein MMNVDLQQLIQALTAPTRRDLERCAERCVTRGGGEVLVEDLLLTLLEHPEGVLKRALQDAGVDAGELQAVLQPRTDLSASRNPVFSPALVQWLQQALLVAHLELGRRDVEHGALLLALLRNPLQHAGSHYQVVLSKLDVQRVLGFLLSESTRTPLADVGSSLLERFTHDLTRQARDKKLDPVLCRDNEIGQLIDTLARRRKNNPILVGEAGVGKTAIVEGLALRIVNDQVPQVLRDVRLLTLDMGLLQAGASIKGEFERRLKGLIDEVGASLQPVILFVDEAHTLVGAGGQAGSSDAANLLKPALARGELRTIAATTWSEYKKYFEKDPALARRFQPVLVHEPTVDDAVTILRGLAPVYEASHGVYVRDDAVVAAAQLSARYLTGRQLPDKAVDVLDTACARVRISLVAAPEELQRLRAELAEGTRQQLAVRRDADAGLTIDEPALQQLTLRLEDLETAQLELEQRWAHQCDLAGNVVSLRQQLAEARNAGEDIEGLERQLAENHQALQAVSHEQRLVSFEVCPRLVAQVISAWTGIPLEQLALEHRAKILNFAADLRARILGQEGAVQVLDRCLRAVAAGVNRPDAPVGVFLLVGPSGVGKTETAHALANLLYGGERFVTTINMSEYQEKHSLSRLIGAPPGYIGYGEGGVLTEAVRQKPYSVVLLDEVEKADPDVLNLFYQVFDKGLANDGEGREIDFRNTLILMTSNLGSERITELCADGQRPDLEVLHAAICPVLTAHFKPALLARMGVVPYYPVTGVVLHQLIEHKLRRLGHRLLQRKLAFSHTEELVAHMAERCSHSESGARFVDQWIEANLLPQVVDRLLDAMAVGSSLQFVHARLAPNGTVLCEFN; encoded by the coding sequence ATGATGAACGTGGATCTGCAACAACTTATCCAGGCATTGACGGCACCCACACGGCGCGACCTGGAGCGCTGCGCCGAACGTTGTGTCACCCGTGGAGGTGGCGAAGTCCTGGTGGAAGACCTGCTGTTGACCCTCCTGGAGCATCCCGAAGGTGTACTGAAACGTGCGCTGCAGGATGCGGGCGTGGATGCCGGCGAATTGCAGGCAGTTCTGCAACCCCGGACCGACCTGAGCGCTTCGCGCAACCCGGTGTTTTCGCCCGCCCTGGTGCAATGGTTGCAGCAGGCGTTGCTGGTTGCCCATCTGGAGTTGGGCCGACGAGACGTGGAGCACGGTGCCTTGCTGCTCGCGTTGTTGCGCAATCCGCTGCAGCACGCGGGCAGCCATTACCAGGTGGTGTTGAGCAAGCTTGATGTGCAGCGCGTGCTCGGGTTTCTCTTGAGTGAAAGCACTCGGACGCCGCTAGCTGACGTGGGGAGTTCGTTGCTGGAGCGCTTTACCCATGATCTGACTCGACAGGCTCGGGACAAAAAGCTCGACCCCGTGCTTTGTCGCGATAACGAGATTGGGCAGTTGATCGACACCCTTGCTCGGCGGCGCAAGAACAACCCTATTCTTGTGGGCGAGGCGGGTGTGGGGAAAACCGCCATAGTCGAGGGCCTGGCCCTGCGGATCGTGAACGACCAAGTGCCGCAGGTGCTCAGGGACGTGCGTCTGCTGACCCTGGACATGGGTTTGCTGCAAGCCGGTGCCAGCATCAAGGGCGAGTTCGAACGTCGTTTGAAAGGCTTGATCGACGAGGTTGGCGCCTCGCTGCAACCGGTCATCCTGTTTGTCGACGAGGCCCACACCCTGGTCGGCGCAGGCGGCCAGGCCGGCAGTTCCGATGCTGCCAACCTGCTCAAGCCCGCGTTGGCACGGGGTGAGCTGCGCACCATTGCGGCGACGACCTGGTCGGAGTACAAAAAATACTTCGAGAAAGACCCGGCGTTGGCGCGGCGTTTCCAGCCGGTGCTGGTGCACGAACCGACGGTTGACGATGCCGTGACGATCTTGCGTGGGTTGGCCCCGGTGTATGAGGCCAGTCATGGGGTTTACGTGCGTGATGATGCCGTGGTTGCGGCAGCGCAGTTGAGCGCTCGCTACTTGACTGGCCGCCAGTTGCCTGACAAGGCGGTGGACGTGTTGGACACCGCTTGTGCCCGGGTGCGGATCAGTCTGGTCGCGGCGCCCGAGGAACTGCAACGGTTGCGTGCCGAGCTGGCCGAGGGCACCCGTCAGCAACTCGCCGTGCGCCGCGATGCCGACGCGGGGCTGACCATCGATGAGCCAGCGTTGCAGCAACTGACACTGCGCCTGGAAGACTTGGAAACCGCACAGTTAGAACTCGAACAGCGCTGGGCCCACCAGTGCGACCTGGCCGGGAACGTGGTCTCGCTACGCCAGCAACTGGCCGAAGCCCGCAACGCCGGTGAAGACATCGAAGGTCTCGAGCGGCAACTTGCCGAAAACCATCAAGCCTTGCAGGCGGTGTCGCACGAGCAGCGACTGGTCAGTTTCGAAGTGTGCCCACGGTTGGTGGCGCAGGTGATCAGCGCCTGGACGGGTATCCCGCTGGAGCAATTGGCCCTTGAACACCGCGCAAAGATCCTGAACTTTGCCGCGGATTTACGCGCTCGCATCCTCGGCCAGGAGGGCGCCGTGCAGGTCCTCGATCGCTGCCTGCGTGCTGTCGCCGCCGGTGTGAACAGACCTGATGCTCCCGTAGGTGTATTCCTGTTGGTGGGCCCCAGCGGAGTGGGCAAGACAGAAACTGCCCACGCCCTGGCAAACCTTTTGTACGGTGGCGAGCGCTTCGTCACTACCATCAACATGTCGGAGTACCAGGAGAAACACTCCTTGTCCCGGTTGATCGGTGCGCCGCCGGGTTATATCGGTTACGGAGAGGGCGGGGTACTGACTGAGGCGGTGCGACAAAAGCCCTATTCGGTGGTGCTGCTCGATGAGGTCGAGAAGGCCGATCCGGACGTCCTGAACCTGTTTTACCAAGTGTTCGACAAAGGGCTTGCCAATGATGGCGAAGGCCGGGAAATCGATTTTCGCAACACCCTGATCCTGATGACTTCCAATCTGGGCAGCGAACGTATCACTGAGCTGTGCGCCGACGGGCAACGACCGGATCTCGAGGTACTGCACGCGGCTATCTGTCCGGTCCTGACGGCTCATTTCAAGCCGGCGCTGCTGGCCCGCATGGGAGTGGTCCCGTATTACCCGGTGACGGGTGTGGTGCTGCACCAGTTGATTGAACACAAACTTCGGCGCCTGGGGCATCGCCTGCTTCAACGCAAGCTGGCATTCAGTCACACCGAGGAATTGGTCGCACACATGGCCGAGCGCTGTAGCCACAGCGAAAGTGGCGCGAGGTTTGTCGACCAATGGATCGAGGCGAACCTGCTGCCCCAGGTGGTGGATCGACTGCTGGATGCGATGGCCGTCGGCAGCTCCCTGCAGTTCGTCCACGCCAGGCTGGCTCCCAACGGCACCGTCCTCTGTGAGTTCAACTGA